The DNA segment TCACCATGGTGCTCTCCCTGGTGCCGCTGCTGGCCCTGGGGACCGCCGTCTCGAAGGGTCTCGGCGCCGGGGACCAGCTCCGGACCCTGGCCTACCGGATGATCGACGAGATCGAGGCCGGCCGGCCCGCCGCGCCGGCGGCCGAACCGGGCAAGGCCCCGGCGGCCGCCCCCCGGCCCCCCGGCTACACCGCGCACCTGCGCCTCGCCGTGGACAAGCTCTTCTCCTACGTGGACCGCACCCGGTTCACCACCCTGGGCGTGGTGGGCGTGATCGGTCTCCTCCTCACGGTGGTCTCCCTGCTCGGCAACATCGAGGCCTCCATGAACGCCATCTGGCAGGCCCGGAAGAGCCGACCCCTCAGCCGGAAGTTCACGGACTACCTCGCCCTCATGATCTGGTTCCCCGTGGCCGCCATGGTGGGACTCGCCACGGAGGCGGCCCTCCGAAGCCCGGCCTTCATGGCCCGGTTCCAGGCCGTGCTCCCGATGCATCTCGTGACCCCGGTCTTCCTGGAGATATTCCCGCTCTTCCTGGTGGTGCTGGTCTTCACCATGTTCTACCGCTACCTCCCCAACACCACCGTGCGATGGGGCCCGGCCCTGGCCGGGGGGCTGGCCGGGGGCCTCCTGTGGCTCTGGGCCCAGTCCCTCTACGTGGCACTCCAGGTGGGGGTGACACGCTACAACGCCATCTACGGCTCCTTCGCCACGGTCCCCCTCTTCCTCGGCTGGATCTACCTCGCGTGGGTGGTCTTCCTCCTGGGGGCCGAGACCGCCTTCGCCGTCCAGGTCTGGCGCCGGTACAAGCCCGGGGCCATGGAGCTTCGGCCCATCGCGCGGCTGGCCCTGGTGCTGGACGTACTGGTGGTGCTGCTCCGGAATTTCCGGACGCGGACGGTGACCCACCTCGATGACCTCTCCCGCCAGCTCTGGCAGACCGAGGCCCTCATCGGCACGGCCCTGGCGGACCTCCTCCGGGCCGGGCTGGTGGAACAGGTGGAAGGCCGCGGGGAACGCTTCGTCCCCACCGCCCCGGCCGACGAGATCTCCATGGAGGAGATCGTGGAACTCGTCCTGGGCTCCGACTACGCCCTCGGGGAGACCCCCGGCGGCCGGACGGCGAAACTCGCCCTGGCCGGCGCCAAGGCGGCCACGCAGCGCACCGGCCTGGCGGGCCTCGCCGCCGGGCCGGAGACCGGCTGAACCGCCGCCCGCCGCGCCACCGAGACGCCTTCCGGAAGGCACCCCCGCGGCACCCGCCGGGCCGACCTGGGGGAGTCAAGGTTTCCGGGACCGATGCCGAAAAAGAGAGCGGGCCGGCCCCCAGGCCCGAGACGCCCGGGCGGGAGCCGCCGCCGGGCTTGACGCCCGGGATGTAAACCTTTAAATGAGCCTCTGGTATCTCATGCAGCAGCCTTGGTCCCGGAAAGAAGGCGCAAGATGAAAAAATCTCCGATCCGGCCCCTCTCCCTCCTTTTCCTCTCCTTTCTCTGCCTTTCCGCCTCTTCCTTCGCCGCCGGCCCGCCCGACCTCAAGCATGGGGCCGGCCACATCATCGCCGCAGGGGGCGGCCATTCCTTCGCCATCCGCCAGGACGGCTCCCTCTGGGCCTGGGGAGAGAACCGGTTCGGGCAACTCGGCGACGGCACCAAGACCGACCGGCCGGCCCCCGTCAAGGTCCTGGACAAGGTGGCCGCCGTGGCGGCGGGCCCCCGGCACACCCTGGCCATCCGCCAGGACGGCTCCCTCTGGGCCTGGGGAGAGAACCGGTTCGGGCAGCTCGGCGACGGCACCAAGACCGACCGGCCGGCCCCCGTCAAGGTCTTGGACAAGGTGGCCGCCGTGGCGGCGGGTGAACGCCATTCCCTGGCCGTCACCCGGGACGGGAAGCTCTACGCCTGGGGCGCCAACGACTACGGGCAGCTCGGCGACGGCAGCTTCACCTCCCGGCTCCGCCCGGTGGAGGTCATGACCCGGGTCCGGGCCGTGGCCGCCGGGCCGGACCATTCCTTCGCCATCAAGAAGGACGACACCCTCTGGGCCTGGGGCAAGAACTACGACGGGCAGCTCGGCGACGGCTCCCGCTCCAAGAAGAACAAGCCCGTTCGGGTCCTCCTCCGCGTGGCCGCCGTGGCCACCGGCCAGTACCACACCCTGGCTCTCAAGACCGACGGCTCCGTCTGGGCGTGGGGACTCGGCAACTACGGGCAGGTCGGGGACGGCACCGACGAGCGCCGCCTCCAGCCCGTCAAGGTCCTGGACGGGGCCGTCTGGATCGCCGCCGGCGACTACCACTCCCTGGCGGTCCGGAAGGACGGCTCTCTCTGGGCCTGGGGCTGGAACCGATTCGGGCAAGTGGGGACCGGTGCCGCCAAGGTGCTCAAGCCCGCCCGCGTGGCTACCGGCGTGGTGGCCGCCACCGGTGGAGCGGGCCACACCGTGGCCCTCCTCAAGGACGGGACGGTGGCGGCCTGGGGGCTCAACGAGGCGGGCCAGCTCGGCACGGGGGGCGGCGCCGGCGGGCCGAAGCCGCGGCCCGTGCTGAGCTACTCCAACGTGGCCGACCTCTCGGTGAGCCTCGAAGACCGCCTGACCCTCAAGGAGGACACCAGCGCCACGAAGTCCTTCAGCGCCAAGACCTCCACTGGGAAGCCCGTGTCCCCCTCCGTGGCCTCGCCGCCCGCCCACGGGAAACTCGTGCTCACGGCGACCACCTTCACCTACGTACCCGCCAAGGACTTCAGCGGCACGGACGCCTTCGCCCTGAACTTCAAGGATCCCAAGGGCCGGATGGTCCAACGGCGGGTCTCCGTCACCGTGGTCCCGGTGGACGACCCGCCGGTGATCGCCCCCGTCCGGGTGGCCGCCGCCTTGAAGCCGGGCGAGGTCAAGCGCTACCCCCTCAAGGCCACCGACGTGGACTCGAGGGACATCTCCTTCGTCTTCACCGACCGGAGCGGCCGGGAGACCACTCCCGCCGTCAAGGGCCTCGGGCTCTCCATCGCCGGCGGCCAACTCGTCCTCCAGGCGCCGGCCAAGGCCGCCGGCAAGGTCACCCTCGGTGACCTCCAGGTCCGGGCCAAGGCCGGCGGCCAGGTCTCGGCCAACTTCGTGGCCCTGCCCGCCGCCGTCACCGTGTCCGAGGAGCAGCCGCCCCCGCCGGCCGCGCCCTCCGCCCTCCAGGTGGTGGCCGTCGGGCTCCACCATTCTCTCCTCGTCAAGAAGGACGGCTCCCTCTGGGCCTGGGGCCGAAACGACTACGGCCAACTCGGCGACGGCACCACCACCAACCGGACCCGGCCCGTCCGGGTCATGACCGGCGTGGCGGGCGTGGCGGCCGGGGCCTACCATTCCTTCGCCGTCAAGAAGGACGGCTCCCTCTGGGCCTGGGGCCGAAACGACGCCAGCCAGCTCGGCGACGGCACCACCGCCGGCCGTACCCGGCCCGTCCGGGTCATGACCGGCGTGGTGGACGTGGCGGCCGGGGCCGAGTATTCCTTCGCCGTCAAGAAGGACGGCTCCCTCTGGGCCTGGGGCGGCAACAGCCTCGGCCAGCTCGGCGACGGCTCCCGGAAGGACCGCGCCCGCCCCGTCCAGATCCTGGCCGGCATCAGCCGGGTGGACACCCGGTCCTACTATTACTTCGGGACGGAGAAGGCCCGGAGCTTCGCGGTCAAGGCGGACGGCTGGCTCCTCGGGTGGGGTGACAACGACTACGGCCAGCTCGGCGACGGCTCCCGGGCGGGGAGACCCACCCCGCGCCGGATCACCCAGGGCGTGGTGGACGTCGCCACGGGCAACTACCACACCCTCGCCCTCACCCGCGACCGCGTGGTGCTGGCCTGGGGCCGGAACAACTTCGGCCAGTTCGGCAACGGCTCCACCGCCGACAAGCCCTGGCCCGCCAAGGCCATCTACAACGTGGTGGCCATCGCCGCGGGCGACGAACATTCCTTCGCCATCCGGGACGACGGGACCCTCTGGGCCTGGGGACACAACAACAACGCCCAGTTGGGCTTCGGCGACACCAAGGACCGACACTCCCCCAAGAAACTCATGGAGGGCGTGGCCGCCGTGGCCACCGCCCCCGGCTGGGGACACACCCTGGTGGTGAAACGGGACGGCACCGTCTGGGCCTGGGGCCGGAACAACTACGGCCAGGTCGGCAACGGCTCCACCGCCGACGTCCTCCGGCCGGTGCAGGTCCTCTCCGGGGCCGCCGTCCGCTAGATGCCCAGCTCCCCTTCCGGGACGGCCCCCGGGCGCACCAGCCTGGGGCCGCCCGGCCCCACGTCCACGATGGTGGACGGCAGGCCTCCGGGGGTGCGCCCGCCGTCCAGGACGTAGGCGAGAGTCTCCCCCTCCACGCCAAACCGCTCGACGACCTCCCCGGCCGTGAGGGCGGGAGGTTCGCCCGACCGATTGGCGCTGGTGGCCGTGACGGGCACCCCGGCGGCCGCCGCCAGGGCCGCCGCCACGGGATGGCTCGAGATCCGGACCCCCACCTTGCCCGTGTCGGCGGTCACCGCCCGGGGAAGGTCCGCCCGCGCGGGCAGGAGGAGGGTGAGGGGACCGGGCCAGAAGCGGTGCATGAGGTCCTCGGCCGCGGGCGGGATCTCGACGACGAGGCGTTCGAGGTCCGCCCGCGAGGCCACCAGCACGAGCAGGGGCTTGTCCAGGGGGCGGCGCTTGAGGCGGAAGACGCGGTCCAGGGCCGCCGGCCGGTCGAGGCGGGCCCCCAGCCCGTAGGTCGTCTCGGTGGGGTAGGCCACCACCCCGCCCCCGGCCAGGACGCCGGCGGCCGCCTCGACGGAGGTCCCAAGGATTGTCCGGTCCATCCGGCGGCCCTCGCTCCCCCGGCGGCGGCCCGCCGGATCCGCCGCGGTCAACGGTCAGGAGGCCAACTCTTCGGCCTGCCGTTCCACGGCGGCCGCCATGGCCGCCTTGTGCGCCTCGAGGCGTTCGGCCAGCCGGGGATCCGACAAGGCCAGGATCTGGACGGCGAGGATGGCGGCGTTACGCGCCCCGGCCGCGCCCAGCGCCACGGTGGCCACCGGGACGCCGGGGGGCATCTGGACGGTGGAGAGCAGGGCGTCGAGGCCCTGGAGCGGGGAGCCGGCCAGCGGCACCCCCACCACGGGAAGCGTCGTGTGGGCTGCGAGCACCCCGGCGAGGTGCGCAGCCATCCCCGCCCCCGCGATGAGCACCTTGAGGCCCCGGCCGGCCGCCCCGCGGGCGTAGGCAGCGGCCCGTTCCGGCGAGCGGTGGGCCGAGGCCACGGTCATCTCGCAGGGGACACCGAACTCCTCGAGCACCGACCGGGCCGCCTCCATGACCTCCCGGTCGCTCCCGCTGCCGAGCACGATCCCCACCACGGGTGTCGAATCCGCCATATCGCCTCCCCGGCCGCCTACCCGCCCAGGTGGCGGGCGGCCTTGGCCCCGATGTCCGTGCGGTAGTGCATGCCCTCCCAGGAGATCCGCTCCACCGCCTGGTAGGCCCGGTGGATGGCCTCCTGGATGTCGTCGCCGAGGGCGGTCACCCCGAGCACCCGCCCCCCGGCGGTGACGTAGCGCCCGTCCTCCATGGCCGTCCCGGCGTGGAAGACCATGACGTCCTCCATGGCCGCCGCCTCCTCCAGCCCGTGGATCACCTTGCCCTTCTCGTAGCCGCCGGGATAGCCCTTGGAGGCCAGCACCACGCAGACGGCGGCCCGGGGATCCCACTCGAGCCGTACCTCGTCCAACCGCCCCGCCTCCGCGGCCTCGAACAGCTCCATGAGGTCGGACCGGAGCCTCATGAGGATGGGCTGGGCCTCCGGGTCGCCGAAGCGGCAGTTGAACTCCAACACCCGGGGCTCGCCCTCCTGGATCATGAGGCCGCCGTAGAGGACGCCCCGGTAGGGGCACCCCTCCCGGTCCATGAAGGCCACCGTGGGCCGCATGATCCGTTCCATGACGGCGTCGAAGACCGCCGGCGTCACCACCGGGGCCGGGGAATAGGCCCCCATGCCGCCCGTGTTGGGCCCCCGGTCGCCGTCGAAGACCGGCTTGTGGTCCTGCGACGTGGCCAGCGGCAACACCGTCCGCCCATCGGTGACCGCCATGAAGGAAGCCTCCTCCCCGGCGAGGAAGTCCTCCACCACGAGGCGGCGGCCGGCCTCCCCGAAGGCGCGCGCCTCGAGGATGAGCCGGGCGGCGTCCTCGGCCTCCCCGCGGTCGCGGGCCACGATCACGCCCTTGCCGGCGGCGAGCCCGTCGGCCTTGAGCACCACCGGGAAGGTCTCGATGCCGGCGATGTGGGCGAGCGCCGCCCCCAGGTCCTCGAAGACCCGGTAACCGGCCGAGGGGATCCCCGCCCGGGCCATGAGGTCCTTGGTGAAGACCTTGCTGGCCTCGAGCCGGGCCGCCGCCCGGGCCGGGCCGAAGGCCCGGAGGCCCTCGGCCTGGAAGCGGTCCACCAGCCCCGCCGCCAGGGGGGCCTCCGGCCCCACCACGGTGAGATCCACGCCCTCCGACCGGGCCAGGGCCACGAGGCCGTCGAGGTCGGTGGCCCCAACCGGGACGCAGCGGGCATGCCGCTGAATACCGGCGTTGCCCGGGGCGCAGAGGACCTCCCCGACCCTCGGGCTGGCGGCGAGCTTCCAGCAGAGGGCGTGTTCGCGCCCCCCCGATCCCACGACGAGCACCTTGCGCTTCCGATCCATGGCCCCTCCCTGCTCACGCCCGGCCCCGGCCGGGCTGGCTCGGCCGCCAGCCTAGCCAGCCCGAAAGCAGGTGTCAAGGAACGGCACCGCTTCGGGAAGCCCACAACATGCCGTTTTGCTGACAATTTCCATTTTCTCTTGACGCGGCGGCCAGGACAATATAAATGAATGAATCTGCATTCACATTTATTGAATGTGGCGCACCCCCGCCCTCCGCCCGCATGAAGATCTCCGACAAACACGACAAGATCGTCCAGGCGGCCATCCGCATCTTCGCCCGGAACGGGTTCTTCAATTCCCGGATCGCCGAGATCGCCAAGGAAGCCAACGTGGCGGACGGGACCATCTACCTCTACTTCAACAATAAGTACGACATCCTCATCACCATCTTCGAGGAGGAGATCGGCAAGATCATCGCCCGGGTGCGCCAGGAGGTCAACACCGCCGCCGACCCCCGGGAAAAGCTCGAGCGCTTCGCCCAGCTCCACCTGAGCCTCGTGGAGGAGAACCGCGACCTGGCGGAGGTGATCCAGGTGGAACTCCGCCAGAGCAGCAAGTTCATGAAGGACTACCGCAACAAGAAGTTCGCGGAATACCTCAACATCATCTCTCATATCGTCCGCGAGGGCTAGGCCGAGGGGATCTTCCGCAAGGAGGTCCTCCCCGGCGTCTTCAAGCGGGCCTTCTTCGGCGCCCTCGACGAGATGTCGCGGTTCTGGGTGCTCTCACCCAAGAAGAAATACAGCGTCGGGACCGCGGCCCGCCAGATCAGCCAGTTCTTCCTGGAGGGGATCCTCCGCGAGGACGCCCCGCCGCGGGCGGACGGCTGATCCCGCCGAAACGGGCGCCTCGCCGTCCCGCGTGGCCCTGGGCATCCGGCCCCCAGACCCGAACGGAACAGGATCCAGCCCCGAGACGGCCCAGGTGGAGGTGTGGGGAAACGTTGCTCGTGGAGGCGGGGAGAGCGCCGAGGACGAGGCCGCCCGATGCACCGCCGCGACCGGCGCCGCTTCGGCGGCGCCACACAAAAAAAACGGACCGGCCGATGGGCCGGTCCGCCGGATGCCGGTGGGGTGAGCGGTGGGATTCGAACCCACGACCTCCGGGGCCACAACCCGACGCTCTAACCAACTGAGCTACGCCCACCACAGGACCGACGCGCCGCACGTGGACCATGCCACACGCCGGAGTGGAGTACATTTACTGGCCGGCCCCCCTCCCTGTCAAGTAGAGGCCGGCCCGCCCCGCGCGGCCGCCACGGCCTCGCGCAGCCAGCCCTCCACCTCTGCCTGGGGCGGCAGCCGCCCGGCGCAGACCACCTTTCCATCCACCACCAGGGCCGGGGTCTTGAAGACCCCGTAGCGCCAGATCTCGTCCAGGTCCCGGACGTGGTCGAGGTCCGCGGCGACACCCCAGCGGTCCAGGACGAGGCGCACCATCTCCTCGAGCCGGTTGCAGCTGACGCAGTCCTTGCCCAGGATGCGGATGGTGAGGGCGGAGGCGGGTTCGGGCGCCGGCTCCCCGTGCTCCCGGCGCCAGAGGTCCGCCAGCGCCGCGAGGTACTCTTCGCGGGCGGTGTCCGGGACGTAGTTCCGGGCGGTGAGCCGGTCGAGGAGCCGCCGGGCCGCCTCCCGGGGCGGCAGCCCCCCGGGACCGGCCTCGGCCGCCACCTCGGCCATGGCCCGCTCGAGGCCGATGAGCCCCACGTTGGCCCTTCCGATGCGAATGGTCCGTGCGCTCATGGATGTCTCCCGCGGCTGGCCTCCGGCCAGCCCAATGACTAGACTATGGGTGGTAGGGCCATGGAAACGGCGGCGCCGCCTCCCGGTGACGGGTGCCCGGGCCATCCCTTCCCGGGCGCGGTGCGGCCCCATCTTCGACGGAGACTCCATCGACAGGAGACGCCTGCATCCATCATGACCATGGAGACGCCCCAACTCATCGACGCCGTCGTCACCTGGACCCTGGCCGGTCTCAGTATTATCGGCGCGGTCCTGAACATCAAGAAGCGGCGGTCGGGCTTTGCCTTCTACACCGTGGCCAACGTGGGCTGGGTCGTCGTGGACGTCTACCACGGGATCTACGCCCAGGCCGCCCTCTTCGTGGTCTTCACGGGGCTGTCCTCGTGGGGGTGGATCGAGTGGGGCCGCAAGGGCTGGAAGGGGGCCGGGGTGCCGCCCGTGCCCTGAGCCCCCCGGAGGGGATACCGCCATGGAGACCTTCGAGCACGGCGCCGACATCGGTATCCGCGGCCGGGGGCCCACCTTGGAGGCCGCCTTCGCCGACGCCGCCCGGGCCCTCTTCTCCCTGGTGGTCACCAACCTGGACGCGGTCCGGCCCGTGGAGGCCGTCCCGGTCCGATGCACCGGGGACGACCTCGAGGGACTCTTCGTGGCCTGGCTGAACACGCTGCTGGCCGAGGCCGACATCCGCGGCTTCGTCTTCTCCGGCTTCGAGGTCTCCATCCGCGGGCTCGGGCTCTCCGGGACGGCCCGGGGCGAACCCTTCGACCCCGCCCGCCACGAGCCGGGCGTGGAGGTGAAGGGGGCCACCTACACGGAACTGGCGGTCCGGGAGACCGGCCCGGGGTGGATCGCCCAGTGTGTGGTGGACGTCTGAGACCTGGATCCGTGGCGGCGTTCATTATCGTCGCCGCCTCGCACCTGGCCTGTTCTTGAACGCCCGCGGATCCAGGTCAAAGAGAGGAGGACCCCGCCATGGACATCTCCAACCTGGAAAGGATCGGCGAGACCCAGTGGGAGATCCCACGGCAGGGCGAGATGCGGGTCCCCGCGCGCATCTTCGCCACCGAGGACCTCGTCCGGGCCATGGACGAGAAGGTCCGGGAGCAACTCATCAACGTGGCCTGCCTCCCCGGCCTCGTGGGTGCGGCCCTGGCCATGCCGGACGCCCACTGGGGCTACGGGTTCCCCATCGGCGGGGTGGCGGCCTTCGACCCCGAGGCCGGCGGGGTCATCTCCGTGGGCGGCGTCGGCTACGACATCTCCTGCGGGGTCCGGACCCTGCTCACCGGGCTGACCCGGGCGGAGGTGCAACCCCGCCTCGAGGCCCTCATCGACCGGCTCTTCGAGGTGGTCCCCTGCGGCGTGGGCTCGGAGGGGAAGATCCGCCTCGCCCCGGACCGCCTCGACGAGGTCCTCGTGGACGGCGCCCGCTGGGCGGTGGAAAGGGGCTACGGGACCCCGGACGACCTGGCCCACGTGGAAGAAGGGGGGCGCATCGAGGGCGCCGACCCCGCCTGCGTCTCCGACACCGCCAAGCGCCGCCAGCACCGCCAGGTGGGCACCCTCGGCTCGGGCAACCACTACCTCGAGATCCAGTACGTGGACGAGATCTGGCACCGGCCGTCCGCCGAGGCCCTCGGGCTCCGGGAAGACGACGTGGTGGTGGCCATCCACTGCGGCTCCCGGGCCCTCGGGCACCAGATCGGCACCGACTACCTCCAGGTCCTCGGCCGGGCCGCCAAGAAGTACGCCATCCCCATCCGCGAGCGCGAGCTGGTCTGCGCCCCCATCCGCTCCCCGGAGGGCGAACGCTACTTCAAGGCCATGGCCTGCGGCATCAACTGCGCCCTCGCCAACCGCCAGGTCCTCACCCACCTCGTCCGGGAGGTCTTCGCGGAGATCCTGCCCCGCGCCGAGGTCCGGACCCTCTACGATGTCAGCCACAACACCTGCAAGGTGGAGACCCACGTGGTGGACGGCACGCCCCGGCGCCTCTACGTCCACCGAAAGGGCGCCACCCGGGCCTTCGGCCCGGGCCGGCCGGAGATCCCCGCCGCCTTCCGCCGCGTGGGCCAGCCCTGCCTCATCGGCGGCACCATGGGCACCTGCTCCTACATCCTGGTGGGCCTCGAATCCGGGGAGCGGCTCGCCTGGGGCTCGGCCTGCCACGGGGCGGGGCGCGCCATGAGCCGCAAGGCGGCCCTCAAGCGCTGGACCGGCCGGAAGGTGGTGGCCGAGCTCGCCCACCGGGGCATCCTCGTCCGCGCGGCCA comes from the Dissulfurirhabdus thermomarina genome and includes:
- a CDS encoding TetR/AcrR family transcriptional regulator, yielding MKISDKHDKIVQAAIRIFARNGFFNSRIAEIAKEANVADGTIYLYFNNKYDILITIFEEEIGKIIARVRQEVNTAADPREKLERFAQLHLSLVEENRDLAEVIQVELRQSSKFMKDYRNKKFAEYLNIISHIVREG
- a CDS encoding RtcB family protein, with the protein product MDISNLERIGETQWEIPRQGEMRVPARIFATEDLVRAMDEKVREQLINVACLPGLVGAALAMPDAHWGYGFPIGGVAAFDPEAGGVISVGGVGYDISCGVRTLLTGLTRAEVQPRLEALIDRLFEVVPCGVGSEGKIRLAPDRLDEVLVDGARWAVERGYGTPDDLAHVEEGGRIEGADPACVSDTAKRRQHRQVGTLGSGNHYLEIQYVDEIWHRPSAEALGLREDDVVVAIHCGSRALGHQIGTDYLQVLGRAAKKYAIPIRERELVCAPIRSPEGERYFKAMACGINCALANRQVLTHLVREVFAEILPRAEVRTLYDVSHNTCKVETHVVDGTPRRLYVHRKGATRAFGPGRPEIPAAFRRVGQPCLIGGTMGTCSYILVGLESGERLAWGSACHGAGRAMSRKAALKRWTGRKVVAELAHRGILVRAASYRGAAEEAPGAYKDVTAVVDATDAAGLARKVARVRPMACLKG
- the purD gene encoding phosphoribosylamine--glycine ligase; translation: MDRKRKVLVVGSGGREHALCWKLAASPRVGEVLCAPGNAGIQRHARCVPVGATDLDGLVALARSEGVDLTVVGPEAPLAAGLVDRFQAEGLRAFGPARAAARLEASKVFTKDLMARAGIPSAGYRVFEDLGAALAHIAGIETFPVVLKADGLAAGKGVIVARDRGEAEDAARLILEARAFGEAGRRLVVEDFLAGEEASFMAVTDGRTVLPLATSQDHKPVFDGDRGPNTGGMGAYSPAPVVTPAVFDAVMERIMRPTVAFMDREGCPYRGVLYGGLMIQEGEPRVLEFNCRFGDPEAQPILMRLRSDLMELFEAAEAGRLDEVRLEWDPRAAVCVVLASKGYPGGYEKGKVIHGLEEAAAMEDVMVFHAGTAMEDGRYVTAGGRVLGVTALGDDIQEAIHRAYQAVERISWEGMHYRTDIGAKAARHLGG
- a CDS encoding nicotinamide mononucleotide transporter encodes the protein MTMETPQLIDAVVTWTLAGLSIIGAVLNIKKRRSGFAFYTVANVGWVVVDVYHGIYAQAALFVVFTGLSSWGWIEWGRKGWKGAGVPPVP
- a CDS encoding thioredoxin family protein; translation: MSARTIRIGRANVGLIGLERAMAEVAAEAGPGGLPPREAARRLLDRLTARNYVPDTAREEYLAALADLWRREHGEPAPEPASALTIRILGKDCVSCNRLEEMVRLVLDRWGVAADLDHVRDLDEIWRYGVFKTPALVVDGKVVCAGRLPPQAEVEGWLREAVAAARGGPAST
- a CDS encoding YihY/virulence factor BrkB family protein gives rise to the protein MRFDKFYAKKAGERKGEPGGPGRAPTGPLAPILGMAAAFTEWVWREPDTSDPAWHKPLRGAARVPFIVAQEFRRDAILLRASALTFTMVLSLVPLLALGTAVSKGLGAGDQLRTLAYRMIDEIEAGRPAAPAAEPGKAPAAAPRPPGYTAHLRLAVDKLFSYVDRTRFTTLGVVGVIGLLLTVVSLLGNIEASMNAIWQARKSRPLSRKFTDYLALMIWFPVAAMVGLATEAALRSPAFMARFQAVLPMHLVTPVFLEIFPLFLVVLVFTMFYRYLPNTTVRWGPALAGGLAGGLLWLWAQSLYVALQVGVTRYNAIYGSFATVPLFLGWIYLAWVVFLLGAETAFAVQVWRRYKPGAMELRPIARLALVLDVLVVLLRNFRTRTVTHLDDLSRQLWQTEALIGTALADLLRAGLVEQVEGRGERFVPTAPADEISMEEIVELVLGSDYALGETPGGRTAKLALAGAKAATQRTGLAGLAAGPETG
- a CDS encoding L-threonylcarbamoyladenylate synthase, coding for MDRTILGTSVEAAAGVLAGGGVVAYPTETTYGLGARLDRPAALDRVFRLKRRPLDKPLLVLVASRADLERLVVEIPPAAEDLMHRFWPGPLTLLLPARADLPRAVTADTGKVGVRISSHPVAAALAAAAGVPVTATSANRSGEPPALTAGEVVERFGVEGETLAYVLDGGRTPGGLPSTIVDVGPGGPRLVRPGAVPEGELGI
- a CDS encoding archease, whose product is METFEHGADIGIRGRGPTLEAAFADAARALFSLVVTNLDAVRPVEAVPVRCTGDDLEGLFVAWLNTLLAEADIRGFVFSGFEVSIRGLGLSGTARGEPFDPARHEPGVEVKGATYTELAVRETGPGWIAQCVVDV
- the purE gene encoding 5-(carboxyamino)imidazole ribonucleotide mutase: MADSTPVVGIVLGSGSDREVMEAARSVLEEFGVPCEMTVASAHRSPERAAAYARGAAGRGLKVLIAGAGMAAHLAGVLAAHTTLPVVGVPLAGSPLQGLDALLSTVQMPPGVPVATVALGAAGARNAAILAVQILALSDPRLAERLEAHKAAMAAAVERQAEELAS
- a CDS encoding Ig-like domain-containing protein: MKKSPIRPLSLLFLSFLCLSASSFAAGPPDLKHGAGHIIAAGGGHSFAIRQDGSLWAWGENRFGQLGDGTKTDRPAPVKVLDKVAAVAAGPRHTLAIRQDGSLWAWGENRFGQLGDGTKTDRPAPVKVLDKVAAVAAGERHSLAVTRDGKLYAWGANDYGQLGDGSFTSRLRPVEVMTRVRAVAAGPDHSFAIKKDDTLWAWGKNYDGQLGDGSRSKKNKPVRVLLRVAAVATGQYHTLALKTDGSVWAWGLGNYGQVGDGTDERRLQPVKVLDGAVWIAAGDYHSLAVRKDGSLWAWGWNRFGQVGTGAAKVLKPARVATGVVAATGGAGHTVALLKDGTVAAWGLNEAGQLGTGGGAGGPKPRPVLSYSNVADLSVSLEDRLTLKEDTSATKSFSAKTSTGKPVSPSVASPPAHGKLVLTATTFTYVPAKDFSGTDAFALNFKDPKGRMVQRRVSVTVVPVDDPPVIAPVRVAAALKPGEVKRYPLKATDVDSRDISFVFTDRSGRETTPAVKGLGLSIAGGQLVLQAPAKAAGKVTLGDLQVRAKAGGQVSANFVALPAAVTVSEEQPPPPAAPSALQVVAVGLHHSLLVKKDGSLWAWGRNDYGQLGDGTTTNRTRPVRVMTGVAGVAAGAYHSFAVKKDGSLWAWGRNDASQLGDGTTAGRTRPVRVMTGVVDVAAGAEYSFAVKKDGSLWAWGGNSLGQLGDGSRKDRARPVQILAGISRVDTRSYYYFGTEKARSFAVKADGWLLGWGDNDYGQLGDGSRAGRPTPRRITQGVVDVATGNYHTLALTRDRVVLAWGRNNFGQFGNGSTADKPWPAKAIYNVVAIAAGDEHSFAIRDDGTLWAWGHNNNAQLGFGDTKDRHSPKKLMEGVAAVATAPGWGHTLVVKRDGTVWAWGRNNYGQVGNGSTADVLRPVQVLSGAAVR